The Natrinema salifodinae genome includes a window with the following:
- the pstA gene encoding phosphate ABC transporter permease PstA has translation MSSDTEQSQPDLTDASEPAFGRVSRTKDVAFRWLTFAAALLGIVALAALLANVLVDALAVTDPEYGSWLDWQFLTSPPSFSDPFAAGFFPAIVGSIALMIVIAVITFPLGVGAAIYLEEYANDGYLTRFIQLNIANLAGVPSVVYGLLGLGLFVSLLNLGFGTLLVAGFTISLLILPIVIISAQEAIRSVPDSQRQASYGMGATKWQTIRNVVLPRSMPGILTGTILALGRAIGETAPLIMIGAPTAVFGTPNSLFSKITAMPMQIFTWADRPEMEFQYGVVAAGAVTLLVVLLTINSIAILIRNRYQQRT, from the coding sequence ATGTCCTCGGATACGGAGCAATCGCAACCGGACCTGACCGACGCGTCGGAACCGGCCTTCGGCCGCGTGAGCCGAACGAAAGACGTCGCCTTCCGCTGGCTGACCTTCGCGGCGGCCCTGCTCGGCATCGTCGCGCTCGCCGCGTTGCTGGCGAACGTCCTTGTCGACGCGCTGGCGGTGACCGACCCCGAGTACGGCTCGTGGCTCGATTGGCAGTTCCTCACGAGCCCGCCGAGCTTCAGCGATCCCTTCGCGGCCGGGTTCTTCCCGGCGATCGTCGGCTCGATCGCGCTCATGATCGTGATCGCCGTGATCACCTTCCCGCTTGGCGTCGGCGCGGCGATCTACCTCGAAGAGTACGCCAACGACGGCTACCTCACGCGATTCATCCAGCTCAACATCGCGAACCTCGCCGGCGTCCCGTCGGTCGTCTACGGCCTGCTCGGGCTCGGCCTGTTCGTGAGCCTGCTCAATCTCGGCTTCGGGACGCTGTTGGTAGCCGGCTTCACGATCTCCCTGCTCATCCTGCCGATCGTCATCATCTCCGCCCAGGAGGCGATCCGATCGGTGCCCGACTCCCAACGCCAGGCGAGCTACGGGATGGGCGCGACGAAGTGGCAGACGATTCGCAACGTCGTCCTGCCGCGGTCGATGCCCGGCATCCTGACCGGGACGATCCTCGCGCTCGGTCGGGCGATCGGCGAGACGGCGCCGCTGATCATGATCGGCGCGCCGACTGCGGTCTTCGGAACCCCGAACAGCCTGTTCAGCAAGATCACGGCCATGCCCATGCAGATCTTCACGTGGGCGGACCGTCCGGAGATGGAGTTCCAGTACGGCGTCGTCGCCGCCGGCGCGGTGACGCTGCTGGTCGTCCTCCTGACGATCAACTCCATCGCGATTCTCATCCGGAACAGATATCAGCAGCGGACCTGA
- the pstC gene encoding phosphate ABC transporter permease subunit PstC: MSAPDLTGDGARTTRGAAFKALFALCAALSILTTIAIVATLLYDAVDFFAAVSPLEFFTGTEWTPANEVYGVWPLISGTLIITFGSAVIALPIGLLTAIYLSEYASERRRAFLKPALEVLAGVPTVVYGYFALVYVTPALDAIVPIGTFNALSASIMVGIMIIPMVSSISEDAMSAVPDSLRRASYGLGATKFTVSTSVVVPAALSGILSSYILALSRAIGETMIVAIAAGQTPRLIDLTDPAGMFLGSIQTMTAAMVQIGASDVIGQSTEYKSLFAVGLTLFVITFAMNLFSEWVASRYREVYR; this comes from the coding sequence GTGAGCGCACCCGATCTCACCGGCGACGGCGCCCGCACGACCCGCGGTGCCGCGTTCAAGGCGCTGTTCGCGCTGTGTGCCGCCCTGTCGATCCTCACGACGATCGCGATCGTCGCCACGTTACTGTACGACGCCGTGGACTTCTTCGCGGCTGTTTCGCCCCTCGAGTTCTTCACCGGCACCGAGTGGACGCCGGCCAACGAGGTCTACGGCGTCTGGCCACTGATCTCCGGGACGCTGATCATCACGTTCGGCTCGGCGGTCATCGCCCTGCCGATCGGTCTCCTGACGGCGATCTACCTCAGCGAGTACGCCTCCGAGCGCCGGCGGGCCTTCCTCAAACCCGCCCTTGAGGTGCTCGCGGGCGTGCCGACGGTCGTCTACGGCTACTTCGCGCTGGTGTACGTCACGCCGGCGCTCGACGCGATCGTCCCGATCGGTACGTTCAACGCACTCTCGGCGTCGATCATGGTCGGGATCATGATCATCCCGATGGTCTCCTCGATCAGCGAGGACGCCATGAGCGCGGTGCCCGACTCGCTGCGCCGGGCCAGCTACGGCCTGGGCGCGACGAAGTTCACCGTCTCGACGTCCGTCGTCGTGCCGGCGGCGCTGTCGGGGATCCTCTCGTCGTACATCCTCGCGCTCTCGCGGGCGATCGGCGAGACGATGATCGTCGCGATCGCCGCGGGCCAGACCCCGCGGCTGATCGATCTGACCGATCCCGCCGGAATGTTCCTCGGATCGATCCAGACGATGACAGCCGCCATGGTCCAGATCGGGGCCAGCGACGTCATCGGCCAGTCGACGGAGTACAAGAGCCTCTTCGCGGTCGGGTTGACCCTATTCGTCATCACGTTCGCGATGAATCTCTTCAGCGAATGGGTGGCCTCGCGCTACCGGGAGGTGTACCGCTAA
- a CDS encoding PstS family phosphate ABC transporter substrate-binding protein has protein sequence MSKDTTGPPSSGLGRRHFLAGTGVAAATGLAGCVGTLSGESREVNIAGSSTVFPVTSVVASEFREERDDVTISISRTGTGGGFSNFFCPGMTDINNASREIADVEVEQCGGNDITPIEFTVATDALTVVVNPEADWIDCVTVEELSQIWQADGAERWSEVRDEWPDEEIQRFGADTTSGTFDYFDEAILGEDGTHTTDYHATERDRTIVQGVQGNEFAIGYFGFAYYDENPDEIKALGIDDGNGCVKPSLETAKKGEYTPLSRSLYIYVAQESLERSAVRDFVEFYLEQTSTDLVNEVGYVPMTEDERDENLAELDDAIEEVTAE, from the coding sequence ATGTCGAAAGACACCACTGGACCACCGTCGTCCGGGCTCGGGCGGCGGCATTTTTTGGCCGGGACGGGCGTTGCCGCCGCAACCGGCCTGGCCGGCTGTGTCGGGACGCTCTCGGGCGAGTCCAGGGAGGTCAACATCGCGGGAAGCTCGACGGTGTTTCCCGTGACCTCCGTGGTCGCGTCCGAGTTCAGGGAGGAACGAGACGACGTCACCATTTCGATCAGCCGGACGGGGACCGGGGGCGGTTTCTCGAACTTCTTCTGTCCGGGGATGACGGACATCAACAACGCCAGCCGGGAAATCGCCGACGTCGAGGTCGAACAGTGCGGCGGGAACGACATCACGCCGATCGAGTTCACCGTCGCGACGGACGCGCTGACCGTCGTCGTCAATCCCGAAGCCGATTGGATCGACTGCGTGACCGTCGAGGAGCTCAGCCAGATCTGGCAGGCTGACGGCGCCGAGCGGTGGAGCGAGGTCCGCGACGAGTGGCCAGACGAGGAGATCCAGCGCTTCGGCGCGGACACGACTTCCGGCACGTTCGACTACTTCGACGAAGCCATTCTCGGCGAGGACGGCACTCACACGACCGACTATCACGCCACCGAGCGCGACCGGACGATCGTTCAGGGCGTACAGGGCAACGAGTTCGCGATCGGGTACTTCGGGTTCGCGTACTACGACGAGAACCCGGACGAGATCAAGGCCCTCGGGATCGACGACGGTAACGGCTGCGTCAAACCATCGCTCGAGACCGCAAAGAAGGGCGAGTACACGCCGCTGTCCCGCTCGCTGTATATCTACGTCGCCCAGGAGTCGCTGGAACGGTCCGCGGTGCGTGACTTCGTCGAGTTCTACCTCGAACAGACGTCAACGGACCTGGTCAACGAGGTCGGCTACGTCCCGATGACCGAGGACGAACGCGACGAGAACCTCGCGGAACTCGACGACGCGATCGAGGAGGTGACCGCCGAGTGA